Within Topomyia yanbarensis strain Yona2022 chromosome 2, ASM3024719v1, whole genome shotgun sequence, the genomic segment aactacatcgcaaatttttaaacaatttgctgacagctccATAAATATATCACATTACTGAGCAAGTCctcaaaagaaattactgaacaacttttggctggcttggTGTGTAGTTTTGAAAGGTGAGGCATTATTTTGTGAACGACATGAAACATGTTACCCCCGATCGATCCCGTAGCTAGGCTACCGTAGTTCTGTGCGCGGAATGATGCGAAATTTcttgttgtcaaaaacaaaccgAGTAACAGACTTTGTAGCATAAATATGCAAATATTTTGAACTTAATGAAAAAATTGGCTACCAAATGAATTAAAGCAAACCCGGAAAAAGTTCTTCCGGTAATCACCTCTTCGGTGTTATCGATACAGTGGaaatttccagttttcaaccGCATCGGTAATATCGAATTCGGTGTAAATAGGAACGTGACTAGCCACTTTAGTTTTCCCAGAAACTTGAAATTGGttcatatagaatattttattcTAAACAAATAAAGTTTTGGAAGCAAAACTAacattttggcaacattggtcggGAGGGGTGTGTCATTTTCAACAGGAATTAGAAAAATATAAGAAAGGGGTAAAAAAAGAAGCGAGCTGGCGGATCCTGTTCTAcgcggaaaaataaaacaacccgcagaataagttcttttaacttaaacttaggtagttttgagtctttcgtcgctttcgcacttattagtgttgtcaaaaacaaagagagagagattcgactcagtcgaggccgTCCATGGAATAAGGtgcttttgagttgtttgaggtacatatactcaaaattaggttgattcaacttaaatttaggcatgtttaactcaaggttgagtataaaaaacctgtcaatgagttgtggtttttgccgtggttaaagggaaactaccttcaacacggtttacctaattttaccttattccacgataccccgagattgagtcaaaaaagctcaacttttggtagtttttcatATCCGTGTAGATTAATACAAGGGTTGCCCTCGAGCACGCTGTAGCCATCAATTTCTCGATGTGGTGgatggttttcacgaaaaatagcTCGTGGTGGTCTAGAGTCAAAGAGGGTTCGAATCTTTGAATATATATATGCGCCTAATACTATCCTTTGTTTGTTGGAAATGACTAGACGCCTTTCCAGTCGTTATTAAATGAGTTCGTGCAAAATTCACACGAAATGGGGACCTGTTTTCttttaaataaatagataaagaGTGTTACCAGAAAAATTTGGTCAAACAAAATGTAAATTGATTAATTTATGTATTTAATAGATTACAATACAAAACAAACTAATTTGTTGAATTGCTTCTTACCTCCAATAATACTTTAATTCTtcttcaggttccgcttgacaTATTGTCCTTAGGCAACACCTCCACGCCTTTTTTCCGTAATGACAGTTATCCTACAAAACCAGATGTTTTTAGCGAGAATCGACAGTTTCCTAGGCTCGAAAATGTGTGCTATAGTTCTTATAATATTTTTAGCACAAAAGCCGCTGAAAAACCTGttccaattataaaattaattctactaaatatatccagttggcggagTTCAGTATTAGAAATTAAAATAGATATGTAGACATAACTGGAGTGCCGTGACGGCAGCCTTCAACTTAGCTCATTACAATATTCAACTTAGCCTATTTTAAATAAGTTCAAAATGCTTTAAAATagatcaaaatatttcaatcgcACATAACTTCAGTGAACTTGATTGGTTCAACTCTTTTGGcacaaatttcaaaatgttGGGAGAGTATATGTTTCAAGCGCAGTGATAGGATACTAGATCAGGCCAAAGCCGATTTGACCCTTTACAGATTCCTAATAAATAGCAAGTGGTATCAGAAGACACTTAATTTTGTAAATATGATTGTCcggttattgttgaaaaaaatatccgcAAATCGCCTGCCAGATCAGGAATTttctgataacgttcaacatgTGCTTCTTTCGGATATTCGCTGGAACGGTAAACCTGGAGTTTCGTCATCCACGACGACGCAATGTGCTTTGATAAGCAACTatgaaaaaattctcgaaaacagatttttgcgaTGACATTTTGCCCCTCATTCCAGTTTGATGTTTTCAGCAGATTTTGCCGAAACATTTTTAACCTCTTGGATTTCAGACGGGTTAAAAACACAGGCAAGTTTGAGTTAGAGAAAATCTAAAAAGATAATTGTTTCTTCATGTTCTAGTGATTTTCCGTTGGCCgatttccgctacgaggccaaacaccgacgcgAGAAAAGTGACTCCACTAGCTGGACATGATATCGACCGATCATCTCATGAACCTGAGACCAAcgactttacttcccttccgaaggaccACAGAGTTTTTTTTACCTCGGAAAAATCTCAATGACATCACCTGGGATTGAACCCGGACTAACGggggtgagtggcggtcacgctaacCACTCAACCACCAGTGCAGTCTAAAAAGGTAGGCAAAACAACATTTCAGCAACCTATGTCCTGGCATTGCATGGCGACACGTCCATTGCTATAACCCAGTAAATTCAGTCGGAAAATGAGCAGGAATGCTGGCTTATTCTAGATCGtcttccggctccagtgacacaactgaTTCTAGTTAGTAATTGAGTCATTGAATCaagaataaaattcttttatttcatatatcgatagagctcatctttctaaatattacaaaaaacctttaaaacttcagaatgatttttaattgatttctaaaaatatgtaaacacgTTCTCGTTTGACACTATCCGTCGTTcttgacagtgaatttagccaCAAGGGTTAGTATTTTTGACAGTTACGCCTGCAAAAGAAATGGGATCAAAGTAGTTTAATGGTTGGTGTGGTCgtgataattcatttttaaaaaataatttttatttattttgcgtacctaaaaagagaaaaaaaagttcgattacatattttcaacattagctgtattggaaaaaaaataaaaacagcatatggtttaatgacccaattcgaTTGAATTTGTCTTTGACAGCCAATCTagaatccaaataatttatactGGTAtttccgcagttctctttctagaggtGTTCTAGtttgagttttattttttacagtTGCATTCGTCAGTTTACACGATCGTTCAAATAAACTTCttatattgcttgtggcactaaaaactggattctaaacGCACTGTACACTTACTATTGTTCTATTAAATTCTGCTCATAGAAGtaagttcgactggtctgtttGATTATTCGCACTTTGAAattgcggagtccaggttgatgggaagtgcgcaatacctaataaaaatattgaaaaaaaaccgtTCTAAAGAGATAGCCGATCTCCTTTAGCTACGATGTGGGTGATGAAGTATTTTTGCTTTGTTCCTAAGATCcagtataataacaaaaatagccagaaaatagtaaaagtccagtgtttgagcgcaacgaaaactgcTATCGTGTGCTCCATTTTTCaccctaccatttgagccaatgccaTTTTAAATAGGGGGAAAATAGTCTCATTATTTTACCTCGCATCCAGCCACCGCAGCAAAAAGAGATCCACAAAGGACAAAAGCAATGAGGTATTTTTGCTGCTATAATATTTACATAAAGCTAACCGTGAGTCAAATCATATTGAATcgaattaaataaaattgaatttgaagCTCGTTTGTTGGAATACCCTCAGAGCACAGAGCAGATATCAGTGGCAACATGATACGATGTGAAACGAAGCTTCGAGCCACGATTATCTCTCTCCACCAATGTTAGGGTGACcagacgtcctggtttccccaggacatgtcctggtttttgatGGACTGTCCCGGTGTCCTGGGACCTCGAGggaaatgcttgatttgtcctggttttgctGGGTAATTCTAATCGCCACGCAAAAAAGTCGAACCGATCCTGCACATGGAACAAAATCTGAGCATAATCGATGTTGATGGAACGATAAATAGCTGAGCAACTTCTTGGTTTAAATAGTCTTTCAATCCTCCACAACTTTTAAAAAGTCACATCGACGTTTGGGTAACTCCGCTTATTCCAATCGTACTAGCATCACTTGCCATTGCCATGTTTAAGAGAGATTGCTAGAAATCCGCGAACATGTTTCCAGTCCGTAAAAGGGAattaagcgagacgtcaataactaTCGAAACTTCATTGAGagttgtttcaatttttttcgagctGGTCATTATGGAACATCGTAAGGCTCATTAACAGCAATACCTTCACGATGATCAACATGGCGCCACATCCTGACGTTTGACAGCGATTTACCTTCTGTTTCAAACATCCTACAATATCCTACATAATAAAGAGTGTGGAATGTCGTGATCAACCAACAACCAATCTGCCGCTTTTGATAAATCGAACCATATATAACATtcagaaatttatttattttcgtcaagcatatgtagactacatagaatggtctCTAAAACGCAGATATTTTCAATCAATaacaatttttgtaattatttcgCTCCTACTTCACGAGATTTTCGGGTATCCACATTTAGGTACTTCAACATCAACAAATACTTCATGGAATGCAACTCATactgttgatgtttctgctgtacttcaatgatgtacttTTAGAGCTGAAGACTTCGTGGATGATCTATAGATTTCTCCAACATCTGCATCCAGTTTTCGTTGATTGGTATAGAAAGAACCGCATATGTGTCAATCTAAAGTAGTGTTCGGTGAGCTCATTCTCACGAAATAAAGACCCATCTGCAGAAAttgaattcgattttttttactaccgAAAACCTGGAAAAAACTGCCAGGTATGGTCGATCAGGAATCATCGTTAAATTTACTTTGCATCAACGGGAAGGCGAGGTCCCCttacgactgtcctggttttttgcTCGTTTGATATGGTTTCGAGTGGCAAGCGATAcgtattttttgcagttttcacaCGTGGATGCGAGTTGTTAGAAAGCGATATCATCTTAATGCCTAAGATATGCATGGAAcgtaaaaatcaaatttattgcaCACTTCCCACTAATGTATGGATTCCACACTTTTAAAGTGCGAGTGGtgaaactgctactgaaaaatgcgagctgtcaaaacacacaTATATTTGTATAATATGGTGCtctcatagacagaccagttgAACTAActagtctatgagaagaataaaTTATTAATTAGAAGAATGTTAAGTGCTCAGTGCGGTTGGAATCCTGTTTTTATTGCCACAAGCAATATGAAAATCTCATTTGGGTCATTAAATGTACAGGGTGGCTGATATGAAGTTTTACCTAGTCAGAAGACTATAATTgatcgtttttgttccaattttacgtcagaatctTCCAGCtgctgattggttgattctaaCAACTTTCTCCATAAAAAATGTCACTGAAGGGATAGTGACATGATGCTTGGCAGTGTTGCAATATtgataggaaaatattttcatcacttttgacaaattaaataattaccgtcaaatgagtaaaaatgatcaaactgaacagaaactgtgcGGCAAAGTAGAACAAGTATTTACCATGCGGTTTTCGTATAAGTGGTTATTTATTTTAACAATAATAAGAAAGCAACCAATTCAAAATCTGAAAATTTTCAGCAAATGGTTCCATTaatccattttcattaataaaagtAGTAACACTGTTcagaagatttcggcaggggtACAATAATGTCGATAGAAAAATaggaagccgattgtcacgtctttgTCTGAGGCTTAATTTATCGtacgcacagaaaaaaatattggtaaaagagCTCGtggttccgctcttagcaaaaaacaaccaacgcctactGAGCGCTCTTAACTGACAAAACGATCAATCAGGGCTGGTTCAATATTCAGATTAGGACTGGATCATATTAACTGGCGATTAGCTTCTCTTCTCTTAAGAGAAGGCGAATTAATGAATCCTTTGACACTATTTGCTAGATGACGtatgaaacaaataaataggtagtttaaatataaaaaaaaattgtgtagtGTGTAATGGTAAGGAAGCTCGATTCAATGTTTGCCAAACCGACAGAATTCCATAAAATCCAGCTTCGGGCAACTCTActcatttggaattttgttctatCCGTTTTATCTCACTCGCAGTGGATTACCCATGCACAGTTTGTGCAAATACTCATGCCGAATTTCTACTGCAGTCGGAATCATTCTACCGTTCAACCATCAAACACGTTTCTTCAACATCGATTCTAAGAACTCTCTTCGGTCACAATATCATGCGAACCATATACGAAACACTTCGTTTCAGTAGAGCATCCAGCAAGCAACTGGTGAACGGTTCACTAATGACACCCGCACGCATAACTAACATCGTAGCAATCGCTTTGTTGTGTTCATTTCGTGGTGAGTTTTGTACGGTTGAGGGATCAAGGCACCACTGGAAATGTGGAGCCTGCGGAGAGAATTACTTCCAAAATAAAGCCCTATTTAGACTCTCCGTGAAAATGAACGAAAACATATGTtgaatacctttttattttCACGGTAGACCTCGTCTTCTGCGAACAACGACTTCACATCGATTCCATCCATCGTCGCGTTTACACTAATGTGAACAAGGAAAATGTCCATCACGAACACATTTTACATATACTAAACTACAGGAGAATGTGAATAAAATCGCCTTCAAAAAGATTTCATTTGGattttttgtaatgaatcgATAGATACAGTAATAAAAGTTCAATTAGGCTTTGTCTTACCACACTATTTACGGTGGAAAGAGATATTTGGGTAAACATTCGTTTTCGCATCTAGTTCaagccctaataaaaaaaattatacacgaactttaacccatataatccaacgattccacatattgtttggattataCTCTGAACAGGTCATTATTTATTCTATGTTATAGAATCAATAGAATAAATGCTTTATCTCAAAAATTCATATTACATTGTGAAatcgaaattatgaaacaaactcATAATATTAAGCAAATTCCTCCGCCAGTAtttttcgttaaattttttcATTGGTGTATCACACAACACTTACGTGAAAAATGGTATGGATGAAATCGAtgtaaattttcaagagaagaAAAGGTGCAGAATTTTCTGAGTGTATTACTACCGCCTTAAGGAAGCTTTGATaactcgaataaaaatatttacctCATGTGCAGCTGGTTTACTTTCGGTAGCTTATTACTGAATGTTAGTGAAGCTCTAACACAAATGACTTCGCTTCGTATGGTGACCAATAACAACAACTGATAAGGAAATTGCATTTGCATCATAAATTTCGCACATTGCATACGCTAGAATGGAAGGTAAGAACATACTACTGTAGCACGAACAGCgggttaaaatttcgttttcaaGAGCTTACCGCGGAACAACGCAACTGTCGGCATCGTTTCCGATGCTTGCTCTGCTCGGACACGGAGGAGTTTTGTGATTGTTCCACCAACTGCCACTTCGAACACCCTAGACAGGCACTGGTGTCGGACGACCTACTAGTGGCGCTATTCGGCAGTAAATCAGACGATCAGGAGTTTGTCGAAATCAACATTTTCGACTGTCCGTACTGCGATCGTCGAAAGCTGAGCATCTCTCGTCTGTACGATCATCTTACACTGGAGCATCTCGATATTCCGTTCAGTGTGCGCTGTCCGGTGTGTGTATGTTTCGGCGATTGTCACTCGCTGCTGGATAATATACACCTGTCCGAGCATATAGTTACGAAGCATAGTGTTACCTTCGATCAGTACCAGGAGAACCTATTGATTTGCGATATTTATTGCGCTGATGATCGAGATTTGTTGAAATTTATCGCTGCGACACTTCCACCCACATACTGTGGGGCGCAAGGAGACAGATGTTCGCCACCAGCATCGACCGCTAATCCGGAGGCTGACGATGGGGCGTAAGTTGATAGTAAAAAATTGCAAGCGTTAAAACGGTTTATAACCGCTTTTCATTTCAGGAAGAGAATTGGCCGCACTTGTGCTATTTGCTTGGATCTAGTGTTTGAAACTAGAGGCCGTGAATTACCGTGTAATCATAAGTTCCACTCGGAATGTATCAACCGTTGGATTAGCCAAAGCGCCACATGCCCTGTTTGTAGAAAGAGCATTCCACGATAGAGTTAAGATTAATGCCTATGTACTTAGTACATATTTCATTTCGATGTTACTTCTACTAGTAATACTGTAAACTATCATATAATCGGAAAGTGTGAAGCAGTTACAAATTTAGAACATTTTGAGGCTGCTTCGTGGTGTTGCCTTCCGTAAAATAAAAAACATTACGATTAACTTTATTTTCAcaatatgcaatattttttgtattttatgtTGCAACCTTTCCAGGTTTAACCCCAAGATTTCGGGTTTTTTCACCAATCTCTGCGTGTTGCGTCATTTTCTCGGGCCCGGTAAGAATACGTATAATTTCAACTTTTTACAAGAATATAAATTTTACCTatatgggccctattctcacagtcacgtcacttagtgactagaaggaaattttgttctagtcactgggtgacgtgactgtgagaatagggcccaatatatttgaaaatttaaggaCCTTTGCCACTACTTGCCACTTGGGTACTGATACATTTTGccctattgtacctttgtttaTTTGCAAGACGTACTATTAAAATGAACTCAACAGTTGAGTTACTGGGAAAAAAAATTTCCAGTTAATTTCATTTTAGTAGTACGCGTAAATACAAAATAGGGgactacactcaaaaaaagtaaacgttatgcctattaattttacacatagatttttgcaattaaccgaggcatatagacactatttgctggcacataaaccttatgtgtgtatttacaagaaatattaatcttacattcacatttcataactattaggcacatataaccccattctataaaaatatgcacatataacttatgtgtgtgcattagactgcccaggaaaataatgaattttttaaaacgcaatcggcccacccctgtttcgattcctagtcccaccaggagtacttgcaccaaattagaagcaaatcggacaagtctagctatcggaccaacgtgcctgaagtttgtatgggatttatcgacaatttacatggataaaacccactaactcgcattttgcCACTAGATGGCAGTGCAtatatcgtattatcactgtaagtgaaaataagaaataaaatttaattgtctacaactttgccaaagactggtagtgaatccggctttgttacaagaagttattaaacttttaacgaagtgatgcctgagtcagttttgcatagggcctagcagtgcatggttgtgtatctgtAATCGATTCCCACTAACtatgcatttttgtgaaataatcgataggtttagcccaatagtatgttcagaagaattataagacataatacgagttatgttttagttggaaaattttagttccaactatgaccgcatagagggcgccagcactaacttttcatagaaaagAGATAGACTATCAAGATGTTCGAAAGAATGATtggaaaatgcctgttctacaactttgtggaagacacctaatttttatctcttttcgtagaaaagttagtgttggcgccctctacgtggtgaaatgtggaactaaagcGTTGTAACCAAAATAtggctcgtattatttactacaattcttctgaatataTCATAGAGCTAAATCtgacggttatttcacaaaaatgttcagttcgcgcaaatcgagtactgatacacaaccatgcactgctaggccctatgcaaaactgactcagacatcacttcactaaaagcttaataacttcttttaacaaagccgaattcactagcagtcttcggcaaagttgtagacaattaaattatatttcttattttcacttacagtgataatgcgatacatacagtgccacctagcggcaaaaatgcgagttagtgggttttctccatgtaaattgtcgaaaaatcccatacaaacttcaggcgcgttggtccggtagctagacttgtccgatttgcttcaaatttggtgcaagtactcctggtgggactacccggatagaattttacattagcatttaccctacaaacaatcataaaacatttaatattatagttattactgtttcaacattgttcgatgtcAAGTTTTCACagcagatttacaataaaatttcatgtaacaataaattgcactgttcagcaaaatactgatacagtgcattcacattaaattttactgttttcgagaaaaaaatgtatggaggaaaattgatttttttaatgttaagatacataaccacccccctttttcactgtaaaagtctattttacattgaaatttacagtaaaaacgttaaagtttattgtttttgtattgtatcataacactaaaacttactgtaaattattgtaaaattactgtactgtcacagtgaaaatcgtggttttgttactgtacatttctattcgggtaggaattgaatcaggggtgggccgataggggtcattttttcctgtcactctagtgtgcctacatagtttatacagttgacacatagaaggtatgtgtgcgcgtgataacaatagcatttcttcttcatatgaattttaagcggtttggagctaatagaattaacgtttggatttttttcagtgtaggcaAAAAACAAAGGTAATGTACAAGGCCCATTTACCGATTAATTAGCAGCCATTTTCACTTTCAACGTTCATTGAAAAATAAGATTAAAAGATAAATGAATTTTCAACTAGAGTACTTAAACCACTACTGAGGAGAAATACGCAAATTTACAAAAGAATTCGTGTAAAGTGAAAAATAGCCAAACGCTCAACTATTCTAGAGCACCATTCGACGAtcaatccagctttttacgcgtCATAATGGTGGTTttaattgttcagttcgtaattgTCGGACTACCGACAGCGGGACACAGGTTTTCCGGAACCGCACGACGACGAGCAGAGTAACAAACACGCGGCGGACACTAGCCAGTCTCTGGTGGATCAGAGGAAACGGATCACTCGAAAATAAACCGCGAGTAAAACACAACGAACTACGTTGAGAAAACTTCACTTTTTATTCAGCGAGAAAGAAAAACTAAAAACGTGCGTTCTTCACGACGCGGCAAACAACTTTGTTCGTTTAATGATGGGTTATTTGTTGTTGCCAGATTTAGCTAGAGGTGCGCAAAATAATGCTAcattttaaaagggcgtaatcATTGTTGATCCCCAACACTCCTTCTCAATGTGCAGCCACTTTACGATGAGATCCCAAACATCTCCCGGAAATGCTCGAGTTTTGTTGGTCCGAGTGGCTTGGTTAATACATCAGCTGCCATAACATCCGTCGGACAGTACTCCAGCGTTAACTGTTCGCTACTGCAAAGCTCTTCCACGAAACGCTCCTTCGTGTCGATATGCTTCGACTTTCGACTCGACCGTCCTGTCTTAATAAACGTTATACAGCTCTGATTGTCCTCTCTCAATATTGTCGCCTTAAACTGTTCTTCGTC encodes:
- the LOC131685693 gene encoding uncharacterized protein LOC131685693 encodes the protein MEELTAEQRNCRHRFRCLLCSDTEEFCDCSTNCHFEHPRQALVSDDLLVALFGSKSDDQEFVEINIFDCPYCDRRKLSISRLYDHLTLEHLDIPFSVRCPVCVCFGDCHSLLDNIHLSEHIVTKHSVTFDQYQENLLICDIYCADDRDLLKFIAATLPPTYCGAQGDRCSPPASTANPEADDGAKRIGRTCAICLDLVFETRGRELPCNHKFHSECINRWISQSATCPVCRKSIPR